The following proteins are co-located in the Pyrobaculum calidifontis JCM 11548 genome:
- a CDS encoding 30S ribosomal protein S8e: MKLGAFYKGGDLVKPSGGKKGRVRKTKKKALGGGPPQIPKLGEEDIRYVERVRGGNHKVRLRQARYANVYIPKERRHVKAKILSIVSSPSNPDYARRNYIVKGAIIQTEVGKAVVTSRPGQDGVINAVLIE, from the coding sequence GTGAAGCTGGGGGCGTTTTACAAAGGTGGAGACTTAGTAAAGCCAAGCGGAGGCAAGAAGGGAAGGGTAAGAAAGACGAAAAAGAAGGCGCTCGGCGGAGGTCCCCCACAGATTCCAAAGCTAGGGGAAGAGGATATCAGATACGTGGAGAGGGTAAGAGGAGGCAACCACAAGGTGAGGCTGAGGCAGGCCAGATATGCAAATGTCTACATACCTAAGGAGAGGCGCCATGTAAAAGCGAAAATTCTCTCAATAGTTTCCTCCCCATCAAACCCCGACTACGCGAGGCGGAACTACATAGTTAAGGGGGCCATTATCCAGACGGAGGTGGGGAAGGCCGTGGTCACCTCGCGCCCCGGCCAAGACGGCGTGATAAACGCCGTCCTCATAGAATGA
- a CDS encoding signal recognition particle subunit SRP19/SEC65 family protein, which yields MKKRGGRILWLVYLDSTIPKSRGRIIAKGVAVPKPTIQEVEEALRRLGYSYESYPEKKYPPLWFEERARGYFLVKSDEKPASIAAKVAEEIRRIRGQ from the coding sequence ATGAAGAAAAGGGGAGGCCGAATCCTCTGGCTTGTATACCTAGACTCCACAATACCCAAATCCAGAGGCAGAATAATCGCAAAAGGCGTCGCAGTTCCCAAGCCCACGATACAAGAGGTAGAGGAGGCCTTGAGAAGACTGGGCTACAGCTACGAGTCCTACCCCGAGAAGAAGTACCCCCCGCTTTGGTTTGAAGAACGGGCGCGCGGCTATTTCCTAGTGAAAAGCGACGAGAAGCCGGCCTCCATAGCGGCCAAGGTGGCTGAGGAAATAAGGAGAATAAGAGGGCAGTAG
- the tsaA gene encoding tRNA (N6-threonylcarbamoyladenosine(37)-N6)-methyltransferase TrmO, whose amino-acid sequence MAEICLRPIGVVEVGLPRSGGVDRFSYVSTVRIFDEFAEGLAGLEEYSHAIIVWHLHEAPPYRLKVRPWGREDMPEVGIFATRFTPRPNRIATTIVKLVDVDPPRIRVMGLDAWTGSPVLDIKPYDHLDVVNEFRTPDWVERFFEEQGGALPKWLGPRRA is encoded by the coding sequence GTGGCGGAGATTTGTCTAAGGCCTATAGGCGTAGTGGAAGTCGGCTTGCCCCGCAGCGGCGGGGTAGACAGATTTAGTTATGTATCTACCGTAAGGATATTCGACGAGTTTGCAGAGGGGCTGGCGGGTCTCGAGGAATATAGCCATGCCATAATCGTATGGCATCTCCATGAGGCGCCCCCCTACAGGCTGAAGGTTAGGCCGTGGGGCAGGGAGGACATGCCGGAGGTGGGGATCTTCGCCACTAGGTTTACGCCGAGGCCGAACCGCATTGCAACAACCATCGTAAAACTCGTGGACGTGGACCCCCCGCGTATACGTGTCATGGGGCTAGACGCTTGGACAGGTAGCCCCGTGCTCGACATAAAGCCGTACGACCACCTCGACGTGGTAAACGAATTTCGCACGCCGGATTGGGTAGAGCGATTTTTCGAAGAGCAGGGCGGCGCCTTGCCCAAGTGGCTAGGGCCTAGGAGGGCTTAG
- a CDS encoding MFS transporter, which produces MSLRFITAASTIGTLIEWYDFFAYASVSPYISAKFFPKGDPIVASLLTWLIFATAYVVRPLGAVLFGHLGDRVGRKATFLATLTLMGLSTFAIGLLPTYEQVGVLAPFLLALFRILQGISLGGEYGGALTYVLEHAPPNRRAFYAGFLSATPPAGLALSSLTLVSTSLLLSRADIEAWGWRVPFLFSIVLTILGVYLRLRLTETPLFEAVKREGKVAKVPVVEAFTKYSKWIVVGVVISAGHAVLAYTSTGYIFTYLTQVAKLDPLTVNLVVGVAALLQYPFYIINAWLADKYGRKRIYMAGLALGLLTYYPIYQWLGTARGLAETIFAVFILIYATAFTFSVLGTAIAELFPTRVRYTGMSLTFNIGVGVFGGFTPTVVQLIGISLQNPLAGLILYTYVVAALALVVAYFYLPETAAKRLE; this is translated from the coding sequence ATGTCTCTGCGGTTTATAACAGCGGCGTCTACCATCGGCACGTTGATTGAGTGGTACGACTTTTTTGCATACGCATCAGTGTCGCCCTACATATCCGCTAAGTTTTTCCCAAAGGGGGATCCAATAGTCGCTTCGCTTCTCACGTGGCTCATATTCGCCACGGCCTATGTCGTCAGGCCGCTTGGCGCCGTCTTGTTCGGCCACCTGGGCGACAGAGTGGGGAGGAAGGCCACCTTCCTCGCCACATTGACGCTTATGGGGCTCTCCACGTTTGCCATAGGCCTTTTGCCCACCTACGAACAGGTCGGGGTACTGGCGCCCTTCCTCCTGGCGCTTTTCAGGATACTCCAAGGCATTTCGCTGGGCGGCGAGTACGGCGGCGCGTTGACGTACGTGTTAGAACACGCCCCTCCCAACCGCAGGGCCTTCTACGCGGGATTTCTCTCCGCCACGCCTCCAGCCGGCCTCGCGCTGTCGTCGCTTACTCTTGTCTCAACCTCGCTCCTTCTGTCGCGGGCTGACATAGAGGCATGGGGGTGGCGCGTCCCCTTCCTGTTCTCAATTGTGCTTACTATACTCGGCGTGTATCTAAGGCTTAGGCTAACCGAGACTCCGCTGTTTGAGGCGGTAAAGAGGGAGGGAAAGGTGGCCAAAGTGCCAGTGGTAGAGGCCTTTACCAAGTACTCAAAGTGGATTGTAGTAGGCGTCGTGATAAGCGCCGGGCACGCGGTGCTGGCTTACACCTCCACTGGCTACATATTCACATACTTGACCCAGGTGGCGAAGTTAGATCCCTTAACCGTTAACCTTGTCGTCGGCGTGGCGGCGCTCCTCCAGTACCCATTCTACATAATAAACGCGTGGCTGGCCGATAAGTATGGGAGGAAGAGGATTTACATGGCGGGGCTGGCACTGGGGCTTCTCACGTATTACCCAATCTACCAGTGGCTGGGAACGGCGAGGGGATTGGCAGAGACTATATTCGCCGTGTTCATCTTGATATACGCAACCGCGTTTACCTTCAGCGTCTTGGGCACGGCCATAGCGGAGCTGTTCCCCACTAGGGTGAGGTACACAGGAATGTCTCTGACATTTAATATAGGAGTGGGAGTCTTCGGGGGCTTTACTCCCACCGTTGTGCAACTCATAGGCATATCGCTACAGAACCCGCTGGCCGGGCTGATACTGTACACCTACGTCGTGGCGGCGCTGGCGCTGGTCGTGGCCTATTTCTATCTGCCAGAGACTGCCGCCAAGAGGCTGGAGTAG
- a CDS encoding ATPase domain-containing protein yields MSYAQDYEYQEYYQYDNRAPTGIWYVDQLLQGGFRRGEIYLIAGEAGQGKTIFSLQFLKTGAELYDEPGLYITIDEPSEDVKRGVRESLGWDLDALESQNKLVFVDLRTHFRTYAKEEKVSADPRDIAKIILEYVKKFGIKRLVIDPIAPLIITSHTDVLWVREYMRELVFQLRKLKDVTTLMTSEIPTGENKISRFGVEEYLASGVIKLELMEYRGFVFRVMFIRKMRWTPVRPQKLVFEIYPHYGIYVLDRLENFMKQVDMWYASLTQQQAPPA; encoded by the coding sequence ATGTCTTATGCGCAGGATTATGAGTACCAGGAGTATTACCAGTACGACAATAGAGCTCCCACGGGCATTTGGTACGTCGATCAGCTCCTCCAGGGGGGCTTTCGCAGGGGCGAGATCTACCTAATAGCTGGCGAGGCTGGCCAAGGCAAGACTATATTCAGTCTGCAGTTCCTCAAGACCGGCGCCGAATTATACGACGAGCCTGGCCTCTACATTACCATTGACGAGCCCTCGGAAGACGTCAAGAGGGGCGTCAGAGAGTCGCTGGGGTGGGACCTTGACGCGTTAGAAAGCCAAAACAAGCTTGTCTTCGTTGACCTCCGCACGCACTTTAGGACATACGCCAAGGAGGAGAAGGTGTCCGCCGACCCCAGAGACATTGCGAAAATAATCCTGGAGTATGTGAAAAAGTTCGGGATAAAGAGGCTCGTCATCGACCCAATAGCCCCGCTGATTATAACGTCTCACACAGACGTGCTGTGGGTAAGGGAGTACATGAGGGAGCTAGTGTTTCAGCTAAGGAAACTTAAGGACGTGACCACGTTGATGACCTCGGAGATACCGACGGGGGAGAACAAGATAAGCAGGTTTGGAGTTGAGGAGTACTTGGCCAGCGGCGTGATTAAGCTGGAGCTAATGGAGTACAGAGGGTTTGTCTTTAGAGTGATGTTCATTAGAAAGATGCGATGGACGCCGGTAAGGCCGCAGAAGCTGGTCTTCGAAATATACCCACACTACGGAATTTACGTTCTAGATAGGCTTGAGAACTTTATGAAACAAGTGGACATGTGGTACGCCTCGCTTACTCAGCAACAGGCACCGCCGGCCTAA
- a CDS encoding signal recognition particle protein Srp54 — translation MKLSEVFSKLIEKIRGVDYIDEAVLQELSREIQRSLLKADVPLELVKAFTDSAVKRIREEKPPAGIPPREYLVYVLYEELVKLLGGEQPAEFKPTKKPYVVLLLGVEGSGKTTTAAKLAKYLAKRGYKVGLVETDTIRPAAFDQLKQLAEKIGVPFYGERDGKNAVEIAVRGVQNFKNMDVVIIDTAGRHRNEEELLKEVKAIYDAVKPDEVFLVIDATVGKLAAAQAEAFMKYLPIHSVIITKMDSTARGGGALAAVAKTGARVKFIGVGEDVDEFELFNPRKFVARVLGMGDLDALVEKIKAVFEEDKVLEELESGRLDLLTFKKQIDSLLKLGPLSKVFQLLPSNFAIKVSEEQIELSQKNLRKWKAILSSMTMEELKHPEVLNASRIRRIAMGAGVTPKDVKEMLTVFENMKKMSKMLKRQMRMKMR, via the coding sequence GTGAAGCTGAGCGAGGTATTTAGCAAGCTAATTGAGAAGATACGCGGGGTAGACTACATAGACGAGGCGGTTTTACAGGAGTTGTCGAGGGAAATCCAGAGGAGCTTGTTGAAGGCTGATGTTCCGCTGGAGTTGGTAAAGGCCTTTACCGACAGTGCGGTAAAGAGGATAAGGGAGGAGAAGCCCCCTGCGGGAATACCGCCGAGGGAGTATTTGGTCTATGTGCTCTACGAGGAGTTGGTAAAGTTGTTGGGGGGCGAGCAGCCGGCTGAGTTTAAGCCTACGAAGAAGCCGTATGTGGTACTGCTCCTGGGGGTAGAGGGGAGCGGTAAGACGACTACTGCGGCGAAGTTGGCCAAGTACTTGGCAAAGAGGGGGTATAAGGTGGGTTTAGTGGAGACTGACACGATTAGGCCCGCCGCCTTTGACCAGTTAAAGCAGTTGGCGGAGAAAATCGGCGTGCCTTTCTACGGCGAGAGAGATGGGAAAAACGCGGTGGAGATAGCCGTGCGCGGTGTCCAGAACTTTAAGAACATGGACGTCGTGATCATAGATACCGCAGGCCGCCACAGAAACGAGGAGGAGCTCTTGAAAGAGGTCAAGGCCATATATGACGCGGTGAAGCCCGACGAGGTGTTCCTAGTGATAGACGCAACTGTGGGCAAGCTCGCCGCGGCGCAGGCTGAGGCCTTCATGAAGTACCTGCCCATACACTCGGTGATAATTACTAAGATGGACAGCACAGCCAGAGGCGGAGGCGCACTGGCGGCGGTGGCCAAGACCGGGGCCAGGGTGAAGTTCATAGGCGTCGGCGAAGACGTGGACGAGTTTGAGCTGTTTAACCCTAGGAAGTTTGTGGCAAGAGTACTCGGCATGGGCGACTTAGACGCCTTGGTGGAGAAGATAAAGGCCGTCTTTGAGGAAGACAAAGTCCTCGAAGAGCTGGAGTCCGGCCGCCTAGATCTCCTCACTTTTAAGAAGCAGATAGACAGCTTGCTCAAGCTGGGCCCACTGAGCAAGGTCTTCCAACTCCTGCCGTCAAACTTCGCCATTAAGGTGTCAGAGGAGCAGATAGAGCTGTCGCAGAAGAACTTGCGCAAGTGGAAGGCCATCTTGAGCTCAATGACCATGGAGGAGCTGAAGCACCCAGAGGTGTTAAACGCAAGCCGCATACGTAGGATAGCCATGGGGGCAGGCGTCACGCCGAAGGACGTAAAGGAGATGCTAACCGTGTTTGAAAATATGAAGAAGATGAGCAAGATGTTGAAGCGCCAGATGCGCATGAAAATGAGGTGA
- a CDS encoding carbon-nitrogen hydrolase family protein, which translates to MRIAVGQTPRFRGIEEGVEWLLSRLPRADVLILPEYWVGTRPLSGEEFQKYVSAMAHVAEALGGVVVAGAVAVEFGPHVKNVCPVVGGGGLVSLGEKIFPAAATGERERVVGGSRLALFKVRDWAVGCLVCVDILYPELARRLVLAGAEVLVNPASVSSDRRSLWEAVGLTRAFENSVYVAAALGTGYLYADGRPVEGGSFVASPNGSLLRFGSEPGVYTAELDKAEVHYARSRRRFLDDLERVGRVNV; encoded by the coding sequence ATGCGCATTGCTGTAGGTCAGACGCCGCGCTTTAGGGGCATAGAGGAGGGCGTGGAGTGGCTTCTCTCTAGGCTTCCCAGGGCCGATGTTTTGATCCTCCCCGAATATTGGGTGGGCACGCGCCCGCTGAGCGGCGAGGAGTTTCAGAAGTACGTGTCCGCCATGGCGCATGTGGCAGAGGCGCTGGGCGGCGTGGTGGTGGCTGGGGCTGTTGCGGTAGAGTTTGGGCCTCATGTGAAAAACGTATGTCCAGTGGTGGGCGGCGGGGGGCTTGTTTCACTGGGGGAGAAGATCTTCCCCGCTGCGGCGACTGGGGAGCGGGAAAGGGTTGTGGGCGGCTCTAGGCTGGCCTTGTTCAAGGTAAGGGACTGGGCCGTAGGCTGCCTCGTGTGCGTGGATATTCTCTACCCCGAGCTGGCTAGGAGGCTTGTGTTGGCTGGGGCCGAGGTGTTGGTGAACCCTGCCAGCGTTTCCTCAGACAGAAGATCCCTTTGGGAGGCTGTGGGGCTGACGAGGGCCTTTGAGAACTCTGTCTACGTGGCCGCGGCGCTGGGCACCGGGTATCTGTACGCCGACGGCAGGCCCGTGGAGGGCGGCTCCTTCGTCGCCTCCCCCAACGGCTCGCTTTTGAGGTTCGGCTCCGAGCCGGGGGTCTACACAGCGGAGCTCGATAAGGCCGAGGTTCACTACGCCAGGTCTAGGCGGCGGTTTCTCGACGACTTGGAGAGAGTGGGCCGTGTGAATGTTTAA
- a CDS encoding 50S ribosomal protein L21e, with the protein MVKRTHGYRYKSRKLLSKAPRERGMSGLSRLLYEYKPGDKVVIDIDPTFISTAPHRRYQGKVGVVIGTRGRAYVIETYIGDKKKIIITTPEHLRPHLGG; encoded by the coding sequence ATGGTCAAGCGGACTCACGGCTACCGTTACAAGAGCCGGAAGTTGCTCTCTAAGGCACCACGGGAGCGCGGAATGTCGGGACTCTCTAGGCTTCTCTATGAGTATAAGCCGGGCGACAAGGTGGTGATAGACATAGATCCGACGTTTATCTCAACGGCGCCCCACCGGCGGTACCAAGGCAAAGTTGGCGTCGTAATAGGCACACGGGGGAGGGCATATGTAATAGAGACGTACATTGGGGACAAGAAGAAGATCATAATAACGACGCCGGAGCATTTGAGGCCACACTTGGGAGGCTGA
- the guaA gene encoding glutamine-hydrolyzing GMP synthase: protein MEKAVVVNFGGQYAHLIARRVRELGVYAEVVAPEDAVEAAMREEVRAIILSGGPRSVYEEGAPDLPNDVLSLGKPILGICYGHQLIAKKMGGTVSRGEGEYGKTLVKVLVSDVLFEGWGGEEVTWMSHGDYVSEAPPGFTVLAVSERGYIAAMRRGNIYGVQFHPEVSHTAKGKVLLENFLRKVAGIRDVWRPEDQVERLVKEIRERATAGDVIIGVSGGVDSTVTAVLVYKAVGERAKAVFIDHGLFREGEPERVVELLKSIGLEVYYVDARERFLSKLEGVSDCEEKRRIVGETFAEVFTEALAKFPNAKYLAQGTLYPDVVESGAVKGADRIKSHHNVGGLPPWFKLELIEPLREFYKDEVRRLAKALGLPDEVVYRQPFPGPGLAVRIIGPFTREKLEVVRRASKIVEEELEKAGILRNVWQAFAVVGDDKWVGVKGDRRAVGYIVTVRVVESEDAMTADWAKIPHEVLERISSRITAEVPQVVMVTYAVTSKPPSTIEPC from the coding sequence GTGGAAAAAGCCGTAGTTGTAAACTTCGGAGGCCAGTACGCCCACCTAATTGCCAGAAGAGTCAGAGAGCTTGGGGTATATGCAGAGGTGGTGGCCCCCGAGGACGCTGTAGAGGCGGCAATGAGAGAAGAGGTAAGGGCAATCATACTCTCAGGGGGCCCCCGCTCTGTCTACGAGGAGGGGGCGCCTGACTTGCCCAACGACGTCCTCTCACTGGGAAAGCCCATCTTGGGCATATGCTACGGCCACCAGCTAATCGCAAAAAAGATGGGCGGCACAGTGAGCAGAGGCGAGGGAGAATACGGCAAGACGTTGGTAAAGGTGCTGGTTTCCGACGTGTTGTTCGAGGGGTGGGGCGGCGAGGAGGTCACGTGGATGAGCCACGGCGACTACGTGTCGGAAGCCCCGCCGGGCTTCACTGTGTTGGCAGTATCGGAGCGGGGGTACATAGCTGCCATGCGCAGGGGCAACATATACGGGGTGCAGTTCCACCCAGAGGTTTCCCACACGGCGAAGGGGAAGGTGCTCTTGGAAAACTTTCTCAGAAAGGTGGCGGGGATAAGGGACGTGTGGCGCCCAGAGGACCAAGTGGAGAGGCTGGTCAAGGAGATAAGGGAAAGGGCCACCGCTGGCGACGTAATTATCGGAGTAAGCGGCGGCGTCGACAGCACAGTAACGGCAGTGTTAGTGTATAAGGCAGTCGGAGAGAGGGCAAAGGCAGTGTTCATAGACCACGGCCTCTTCAGAGAGGGCGAGCCGGAGCGGGTGGTCGAGTTGCTCAAGTCCATTGGCCTAGAGGTTTACTACGTCGACGCGAGAGAGCGCTTTCTGTCAAAGCTGGAGGGAGTCTCTGACTGTGAAGAAAAGAGGAGGATAGTTGGCGAGACCTTCGCGGAGGTATTCACAGAGGCTCTCGCGAAGTTTCCCAACGCCAAATACCTAGCCCAAGGCACTCTTTACCCAGACGTAGTAGAAAGCGGGGCGGTAAAGGGCGCCGACAGAATAAAAAGTCACCACAACGTGGGAGGTCTACCCCCGTGGTTCAAGCTCGAGCTAATAGAGCCCCTCAGAGAGTTCTACAAGGACGAAGTTAGAAGATTGGCAAAGGCCCTGGGACTGCCAGACGAGGTTGTCTATAGACAGCCCTTCCCCGGGCCGGGGCTCGCGGTTAGAATAATAGGGCCCTTTACCAGGGAGAAGTTGGAAGTGGTAAGGAGGGCCAGTAAGATAGTGGAAGAGGAGCTAGAAAAGGCGGGGATTTTGCGCAACGTGTGGCAGGCGTTTGCCGTAGTGGGCGACGACAAGTGGGTTGGCGTGAAGGGAGATAGGCGGGCCGTCGGATACATAGTGACAGTGAGAGTCGTCGAGAGCGAAGATGCCATGACCGCCGACTGGGCGAAGATACCCCACGAAGTGCTTGAGAGGATCTCCTCGCGAATCACCGCCGAGGTGCCCCAAGTCGTCATGGTCACATATGCGGTGACATCCAAGCCTCCGTCGACGATAGAGCCTTGCTAA
- a CDS encoding class I SAM-dependent methyltransferase — MYGDKKGVLELYEKLAEVYEEVYCGEQRRKYWLISGQAGERVVDAGCGVGIALEVLADKYVVCLDLSEDMLRRARDRRGELGELVLGDYWLPPFRDGAFDAALFISSLEPQRFSEAHQLWRRIAKRTFFEFRGEWYIFNAT; from the coding sequence GTGTACGGCGACAAGAAGGGGGTGCTCGAGCTCTACGAGAAGTTGGCCGAGGTGTACGAGGAGGTTTACTGCGGAGAGCAGAGGCGGAAGTACTGGCTCATATCGGGGCAAGCAGGTGAGAGAGTCGTGGACGCCGGGTGCGGCGTCGGCATTGCGCTGGAGGTGTTGGCGGACAAGTACGTGGTCTGCCTAGACCTCTCCGAGGATATGCTGAGGAGGGCGAGGGATAGGAGGGGAGAGCTGGGCGAGTTGGTGCTTGGGGACTATTGGCTTCCCCCCTTCAGAGATGGGGCGTTTGACGCGGCGTTGTTCATCTCCTCGCTTGAGCCACAGCGGTTTTCGGAGGCCCACCAGCTGTGGCGACGCATTGCGAAGAGGACGTTTTTTGAGTTTAGGGGGGAGTGGTACATATTCAACGCAACGTAA
- a CDS encoding ATP/GTP-binding protein, giving the protein MYTVFFIGTAGSGKSTLVSALYNWLDDQGYDVGVVNLDPAAEYLPYTPDIDIRDRISARKIMKQFKLGPNASIIAAVDMVVTEAERIKEEMEVVGAPIYLIDTPGQMELFAFRQSGAYLVQKLSDVHSLVVYVADAVYVQSVDGFATTMLLALSSRIRFKKPQVLVVNKADLLSEEAVANIAQWAEDPDILLESIELPRYEKEILRSVANLGGFIEPIFVSAKTGEGLDKLYYQIQLHYTGGEDAQLPP; this is encoded by the coding sequence ATGTATACAGTATTTTTCATCGGCACGGCTGGCTCAGGCAAGTCAACGCTAGTGTCTGCGTTGTATAACTGGCTCGACGACCAAGGCTACGACGTCGGTGTCGTCAACTTAGACCCAGCGGCGGAGTATCTCCCCTACACTCCCGACATAGACATTCGGGATAGGATTAGCGCGAGGAAGATAATGAAGCAGTTTAAGTTGGGCCCCAACGCGTCTATAATAGCCGCCGTGGACATGGTGGTCACGGAGGCGGAGAGAATCAAGGAAGAAATGGAAGTGGTGGGAGCCCCAATATACCTAATCGATACGCCCGGCCAAATGGAGTTGTTCGCATTTAGACAGAGCGGCGCCTACCTCGTGCAGAAGCTCTCAGACGTCCACAGCCTAGTAGTATACGTGGCAGACGCAGTCTACGTCCAAAGCGTCGACGGCTTTGCAACCACGATGCTCCTCGCGCTCTCGAGCAGAATACGCTTCAAGAAGCCCCAAGTCCTCGTGGTTAATAAGGCGGATCTCTTGAGCGAAGAGGCAGTTGCCAACATAGCCCAATGGGCCGAGGACCCCGACATCCTCCTCGAGTCCATAGAGCTCCCCAGGTATGAGAAAGAGATACTCCGATCAGTGGCCAACCTAGGCGGATTCATTGAGCCCATATTCGTGTCTGCAAAAACCGGTGAGGGTCTCGACAAGCTCTACTACCAAATACAGCTACACTACACAGGCGGAGAAGACGCGCAACTGCCCCCCTAG
- a CDS encoding Gar1/Naf1 family protein: MKRIGVALHYSRMGNLVVRLSEVPPLYVNVYTFTMKKVGVLYDVIGNVKSPYGLVKPLAKDESIIGQSLYVRLQDLEKRRGR; this comes from the coding sequence ATGAAACGTATTGGAGTTGCTCTTCACTACTCACGTATGGGGAACCTCGTGGTGCGTCTCTCCGAGGTTCCCCCGCTTTATGTAAATGTGTATACCTTCACGATGAAAAAGGTGGGGGTGTTGTACGACGTAATTGGCAACGTTAAAAGCCCCTACGGGCTTGTAAAGCCCCTAGCCAAAGATGAGAGCATAATTGGACAGTCGCTGTATGTAAGACTTCAGGACCTGGAGAAGAGGAGGGGGAGATGA
- a CDS encoding tRNA pseudouridine(54/55) synthase Pus10 yields the protein MEVLDKALEILRAYPLCDSCLGRQFAQLGFALENWERGRAIKTLVHMKLVSEYRSGADVLNDLVKLAKTHQPTRRFLSTVGVKAEEEKCYICGGLLADVEKYAEKAAEALRGVEFETFEVGSSLPRDILEREGEVVKRFLITTGESIKHEINRRIGRELLRRLPGKKVEKLRPNVVVKIDFTTGDVSVLKNPVLLEGIYLKLSRRTSQAKKFGGVKATLLEKLQYVRDIFGGVEHVIHAGGREDADARMLGTGRPVVVEVKQPARYRADVPPLVDSDVVFKPIGYVNREEVRRIKEKAKTDIKLYRALVLSERPLTAEELSKVSELSRRTVVQFTPRRIKRLSPKKKRVRMVYDIHARLVSPHVFELYVRCQGGLYVKEFIHGDGGRTTPSVAEILNAQLDVLELDVLAVE from the coding sequence ATGGAGGTATTAGACAAGGCGCTTGAAATACTTAGGGCATACCCCCTCTGCGACTCGTGCCTCGGCCGCCAATTTGCCCAACTGGGCTTCGCCTTGGAAAACTGGGAAAGGGGCAGGGCGATAAAGACGCTGGTTCACATGAAGCTGGTCAGCGAGTATAGAAGTGGCGCCGACGTTTTAAACGACTTGGTAAAATTGGCAAAGACTCACCAGCCCACCCGCAGATTTCTCTCCACGGTGGGGGTAAAGGCGGAAGAAGAGAAGTGCTATATCTGCGGCGGTTTACTCGCTGATGTGGAAAAGTACGCCGAGAAGGCGGCCGAGGCACTTAGAGGGGTCGAGTTCGAAACCTTCGAGGTCGGGTCCTCCCTCCCCCGCGACATTTTGGAGAGAGAGGGCGAGGTGGTAAAGAGGTTTCTAATCACAACGGGGGAGTCGATAAAGCATGAGATCAATAGGCGCATTGGGCGAGAGCTTCTAAGGCGCCTGCCTGGCAAGAAGGTGGAGAAGCTGAGACCCAACGTAGTTGTAAAAATAGACTTTACAACCGGCGACGTTTCGGTGCTGAAAAACCCCGTCCTATTGGAGGGCATCTACCTCAAGCTCAGCCGTAGGACTTCCCAGGCAAAGAAATTTGGAGGCGTAAAGGCAACTCTACTTGAGAAACTGCAGTATGTACGCGACATATTCGGCGGCGTGGAGCACGTGATTCACGCGGGTGGGCGGGAAGACGCAGATGCCAGGATGCTCGGTACGGGCAGGCCGGTCGTGGTGGAGGTAAAGCAGCCGGCAAGATACAGAGCCGACGTGCCTCCGCTGGTGGACAGCGACGTCGTGTTCAAGCCGATAGGCTATGTCAACAGAGAAGAGGTGAGGAGGATAAAGGAGAAGGCTAAGACGGACATAAAGCTTTACCGTGCATTAGTGCTCTCTGAGAGGCCGCTTACTGCGGAGGAGTTGTCCAAAGTGTCTGAGCTGTCTAGGAGGACGGTGGTTCAATTTACGCCGAGGAGAATAAAGAGGCTTAGCCCTAAGAAGAAGAGGGTCAGAATGGTATACGACATCCACGCTCGTCTCGTCTCGCCGCATGTATTTGAGCTGTACGTGAGATGTCAAGGGGGGCTATATGTAAAAGAGTTTATACACGGCGATGGGGGAAGGACGACCCCCAGCGTTGCTGAGATTTTAAATGCGCAATTAGACGTATTGGAGCTAGACGTCTTGGCAGTAGAGTAG